From the genome of Chanos chanos chromosome 5, fChaCha1.1, whole genome shotgun sequence, one region includes:
- the nmnat3 gene encoding nicotinamide/nicotinic acid mononucleotide adenylyltransferase 3 — protein sequence MAGRIPLVLLACGSFNPITYQHMRLFELARDHMHQTGQYQVIGGIVSPVSDRYGKQGLALAKHRLAMARMALQNSDWVIVDDWESQQPDWTETLVTMRYHYSRIAEKYQRRISDTPLEQKPASCVPQLKLLCGADFMDTFKVPGLWREDHIEEVVGRFGLVCVSRGSLEPDRAIHESDTLCRHQQNIFLVREWIHNEISATEIRRALRRGLSVKYLLPDSVIQYIKEHNLYTHDSELMNKDSKLRPLTKQTVED from the exons ATGGCCGGACGAATCCCACTGGTTCTTTTGGCCTGCGGCTCCTTCAACCCCATTACCTATCAGCACATGCGGCTGTTTGAATTGGCCAGGGATCACATGCATCAGACAG GGCAGTATCAGGTGATTGGTGGGATTGTGTCTCCAGTGAGTGACAGATACGGGAAACAGGGTCTTGCCCTGGCAAAACATCGCCTTGCCATGGCCAGAATGGCACTGCAAAACTCAGACTGGGTCATCGTCGATGACTGGGAGAGCCAGCAGCCTGACTGGACAGAAACACTGGTCACCATGAG GTACCACTACAGCCGCATAGCAGAGAAATACCAGCGAAGGATCAGTGACACACCCCTTGAGCAAAAGCCCGCCTCCT GTGTTCCCCAGCTGAAGCTGTTGTGTGGAGCTGATTTTATGGACACTTTTAAAGTCCCAGGTCTCTGGAGGGAAGATCACATAGAAGAAGTGGTGGGGCGCTTTGGCCTGGTATGCGTGAGTCGCGGGAGTCTAGAGCCGGACCGCGCCATACACGAATCCGACACGCTATGCCGGCACCAGCAAAACATCTTCCTGGTGCGCGAGTGGATCCACAACGAAATCAGTGCCACAGAGATCCGACGAGCCCTTCGCAGAGGCCTCAGTGTGAAGTACCTCCTGCCGGACTCTGTTATCCAGTACATCAAAGAACACAACCTTTATACCCATGACAGTGAGCTGATGAATAAGGACTCTAAACTACGACCCCTTACCAAGCAGACAGTAGAGGATTGA